One window of Amaranthus tricolor cultivar Red isolate AtriRed21 chromosome 13, ASM2621246v1, whole genome shotgun sequence genomic DNA carries:
- the LOC130797429 gene encoding leucine--tRNA ligase, cytoplasmic-like isoform X2 — protein MADGGKSFARRDRLLEIESKAQGWWKEHNVFASEPGQKPPGDGEKFFGNFPFPYMNGYLHLGHAFSISKVEFAAAYHRLRGANVLFPFGFHCTGMPIKAAADKLAREIQLFGNPPVFPSAVKEEVCQPSEQEDANAGSQLPAEKFKGKKSKVAAKTGRQLYQWEIMRSFGLSDQEISQFQDPYKWLTYFPPLAVDDLKAFGLGVDWRRSFVTTDINPYFDSFVRWHMRKLKAAGKIVKDKRYAIFSPLDGQPCADHDRASGEGVQPQEYTIIKMEVIPPFPAKLSALEGRKVFLAAATLRPETMYGQTNAWVLPEGKYGAFEISETDVFIVTERAALNLAYQNYSRIPEKPTCLVELTGHDLIGLPLKSPLAQNEIIYTLPMLTILTDKGTGVVTSVPSDAPDDFVALNDLKAKPALRAKFGVKDEWVLPFEIIPIINIPEFGDKPAEKVCTDLKIKSQNEKDKLAEAKRLTYLKGFTEGTMLVGEFAGEKVQDAKPKVRSKLLETGEAIMYSEPEKKVMSRSGDECVVALTDQWYITYGEPEWKKLAKECLESMNCFSDETRHGFEHTLSWLNQWACSRSFGLGTRIPWDEQYLVESLSDSTIYMAYYTIAHFLQNGDMYASHTGSIKPEQLSDEVWDYLFCGGSYPQSSDINPNVLNQMKQEFEYWYPFDLRVSGKDLIQNHLTFSIYNHTAIMDKRHWPRGFRCNGHILLNAEKMSKSTGNFRTLREAIEEFSADATRFALADAGDGVDDANFVFETANAAILRLTKEISWMEEVLAADSALRAGEPSTYADRVFENEINLAINLTEQSYQNYMFREALKTGFYDLQAARDEYRFSCGAGGMNRALVQRFMDIQTRLITPICPHYGEYVWKELLKKEGFAIKAGWPVADAPDLTLKSANKYLQDSIVLMRKLLQKQILGSKKGNKKGAPVQQLTDDKRLTGLIYVNDRYDGWKEDCLKILQSKFNSENNSFAPDSEIMEALQKSELGKATNFKQIQKLCMPFLRFKKDETLSLGPHALELQLPFGEMKVLLENLDLIKRQLALEHVEILSFRDEESVAKAGTLLSVLRQNPPSPGNPTAIFLSA, from the coding sequence ATGGCAGATGGTGGTAAAAGTTTTGCAAGGAGGGATCGTCTTCTTGAGATCGAGTCAAAAGCTCAGGGTTGGTGGAAAGAGCATAATGTTTTTGCATCTGAGCCGGGACAGAAGCCACCCGGTGATGGAGAAAAGTTTTTTGGAAACTTTCCATTCCCGTATATGAATGGATATCTGCATCTTGGACATGCATTTTCAATTTCCAAGGTAGAATTTGCAGCAGCGTACCACAGACTGAGAGGAGCCAATGTACTCTTTCCCTTTGGTTTCCACTGCACTGGCATGCCTATCAAGGCTGCTGCTGATAAGCTTGCTAGAGAAATTCAGCTGTTTGGAAATCCACCTGTGTTTCCGTCTGCAGTGAAGGAAGAAGTTTGCCAGCCATCAGAACAAGAGGATGCAAATGCCGGCTCACAGCTTCCTGCTGAAAAGTTCAAAGGAAAGAAGTCCAAAGTTGCTGCTAAAACTGGAAGACAGCTATACCAGTGGGAGATCATGCGAAGTTTTGGCCTTTCTGATCAAGAAATTTCGCAGTTTCAGGATCCATATAAATGGCTGACCTATTTCCCACCTTTAGCAGTTGACGATTTAAAAGCTTTTGGCTTGGGTGTTGACTGGAGGCGTTCTTTTGTAACTACAGACATCAACCCATACTTCGATTCGTTTGTGAGGTGGCATATGAGGAAGCTCAAAGCAGCTGGTAAGATTGTGAAAGATAAAAGATACGCAATCTTCTCTCCTCTTGATGGACAACCATGTGCAGACCATGACAGGGCTTCAGGTGAAGGGGTCCAACCTCAAGAATACACTATAATCAAGATGGAGGTTATTCCACCATTTCCTGCAAAATTGAGTGCTTTAGAGGGCAGGAAAGTATTTTTGGCTGCTGCAACATTGCGACCTGAGACCATGTATGGCCAAACAAATGCTTGGGTGTTGCCAGAAGGAAAATATGGTGCTTTTGAAATTAGTGAGACTGATGTTTTTATTGTTACCGAAAGGGCAGCCCTTAACCTTGCATATCAGAACTACTCTAGGATCCCAGAGAAGCCAACTTGCTTGGTTGAGCTTACTGGTCATGACTTAATTGGTTTACCTCTGAAGTCTCCGCTTGCACAAAATGAAATCATTTACACTCTGCCCATGCTAACTATCTTGACAGATAAAGGTACTGGGGTAGTTACGAGTGTTCCTAGTGACGCTCCTGATGATTTTGTGGCTCTTAATGACTTGAAGGCTAAACCAGCTCTGCGAGCAAAATTTGGTGTGAAAGATGAATGGGTTCTTCCCTTTGAGATCATACCCATTATTAATATTCCTGAATTTGGAGATAAGCCTGCTGAGAAAGTTTGCACTGATTTGAAAATTAAGAGCCAAAATGAGAAAGACAAGCTTGCCGAAGCAAAGAGGTTGACTTATTTGAAGGGTTTCACTGAAGGGACAATGCTTGTTGGTGAGTTTGCTGGGGAAAAGGTTCAGGATGCCAAGCCAAAAGTCAGAAGTAAGCTTTTGGAAACAGGTGAAGCCATTATGTATAGTGAGCCTGAAAAAAAGGTCATGTCCAGATCAGGAGATGAATGTGTTGTGGCGCTAACAGACCAGTGGTATATCACTTATGGTGAACCTGAATGGAAAAAACTTGCTAAGGAGTGTTTAGAATCAATGAATTGCTTCTCTGATGAGACTCGTCATGGTTTTGAGCACACCTTGAGTTGGCTTAACCAGTGGGCCTGCTCAAGGTCGTTTGGCCTAGGGACCCGCATTCCTTGGGATGAGCAGTATCTAGTGGAGTCCCTTTCTGATTCTACCATATACATGGCTTATTATACCATTGCTCATTTCCTGCAAAATGGAGACATGTATGCATCTCATACTGGTTCCATAAAACCAGAACAACTTAGTGATGAAGTATGGGATTATTTATTTTGTGGTGGTTCATATCCTCAGTCTTCAGATATCAATCCTAATGTGCTTAACCAGATGAAGCAGGAATTTGAATACTGGTATCCTTTTGATCTTCGGGTGTCTGGCAAGGACCTTATCCAGAACCACTTGACATTTAGCATTTATAATCACACTGCAATAATGGACAAACGCCACTGGCCCCGTGGGTTCAGATGTAATGGACACATTTTGTTGAATGCTGAGAAGATGTCTAAGTCCACTGGGAACTTCAGGACTTTACGAGAAGCTATTGAAGAATTCTCTGCTGATGCAACACGTTTTGCCCTGGCTGATGCTGGTGATGGTGTAGATGATGCAAATTTCGTGTTTGAGACGGCAAATGCAGCAATTCTCCGTCTCACAAAAGAGATTTCATGGATGGAAGAAGTTCTTGCTGCAGATTCTGCTCTGAGAGCGGGTGAGCCATCTACATATGCTGATCGGGTGTTTGAAAATGAAATCAATTTAGCGATAAACCTGACTGAGCAAAGCTACCAGAACTACATGTTCCGAGAAGCTCTAAAAACTGGATTTTATGACTTGCAAGCTGCTAGGGATGAATATAGGTTCTCTTGTGGGGCTGGTGGCATGAACAGGGCTTTGGTACAACGTTTTATGGACATTCAGACACGGCTAATCACACCGATTTGCCCTCATTACGGAGAGTATGTTTGGAAGGAGCTTTTGAAAAAGGAAGGTTTTGCAATAAAAGCTGGGTGGCCTGTTGCTGATGCACCTGATTTAACCCTCAAGAGCGCAAACAAATACTTACAAGATTCTATCGTGCTGATGAGAAAGCTCCTGCAAAAGCAAATTCTGGGTTCCAAGAAGGGCAACAAAAAAGGAGCCCCTGTTCAACAGCTTACAGATGACAAGCGCTTGACTGGCTTAATTTATGTCAATGATAGATATGATGGATGGAAAGAAGATTGCTTGAAAATACTTCAAAGCAAATTCAACTCTGAAAATAACAGCTTTGCTCCCGACAGCGAAATAATGGAAGCACTGCAGAAAAGTGAATTAGGTAAGGCTACAAATTTCAAACAAATCCAAAAGCTGTGTATGCCATTCTTGAGGTTCAAGAAGGACGAGACTCTTTCTTTGGGTCCGCATGCCTTGGAGTTGCAACTTCCTTTTGGCGAGATGAAAGTCCTTTTGGAGAACCTTGACTTGATCAAGAGGCAGCTTGCACTCGAGCATGTAGAGATCTTGTCGTTTCGAGATGAAGAATCTGTTGCCAAGGCTGGAACTCTACTGTCAGTCCTCAGGCAAAACCCTCCATCCCCTGGTAATCCTACAGCCATCTTTTTGTCAGCTTGA
- the LOC130798864 gene encoding uncharacterized protein LOC130798864 has translation MHNLNPTNKGKGIEKDPIKIEEDKAKAASILRHHLIDSLKHEYTNYEDPKLLWEELNERFGHNKSVLLPKAIDECILLQQQYRERHFRKYHELLKTLLIAEQNNELLLKNHNRRPVGTMPFNETNMIERNVRHRGRGNIL, from the exons atGCACAATCTTAATCCCACAAACAAAGGAAAGGGTATTGAAAAAGATCCCataaaaattgaggaagataagGCAAAAGCTGCATCAATTTTGAGACATCATTTAATCGACAGTCTCAAACATGAATACACCAATTATGAGGACCCAAAATTACTTTGGGAAGagctaaatgaaagatttggccataataaaagtgtacttctcCCAAAAGCCATAGATGAATG cattttgttacaacaacaatatcgtGAAAGGCATTTCCGGAAATATCATGAATTGCTGAAAACACTTCTTATTGCGGAGCAAAATAATgaactattattgaaaaatcacaACAGGAGACCGGTTGGGACTATGCCCTTTAATGAAACAAATATGATTGAGAGGAATGTGCGCCATCGAGGTCGTGGGAATATTTTATAA
- the LOC130797429 gene encoding leucine--tRNA ligase, cytoplasmic-like isoform X1 codes for MTLAFHSSWNQVRKLTNKLLVTQSFCNIPSNKMADGGKSFARRDRLLEIESKAQGWWKEHNVFASEPGQKPPGDGEKFFGNFPFPYMNGYLHLGHAFSISKVEFAAAYHRLRGANVLFPFGFHCTGMPIKAAADKLAREIQLFGNPPVFPSAVKEEVCQPSEQEDANAGSQLPAEKFKGKKSKVAAKTGRQLYQWEIMRSFGLSDQEISQFQDPYKWLTYFPPLAVDDLKAFGLGVDWRRSFVTTDINPYFDSFVRWHMRKLKAAGKIVKDKRYAIFSPLDGQPCADHDRASGEGVQPQEYTIIKMEVIPPFPAKLSALEGRKVFLAAATLRPETMYGQTNAWVLPEGKYGAFEISETDVFIVTERAALNLAYQNYSRIPEKPTCLVELTGHDLIGLPLKSPLAQNEIIYTLPMLTILTDKGTGVVTSVPSDAPDDFVALNDLKAKPALRAKFGVKDEWVLPFEIIPIINIPEFGDKPAEKVCTDLKIKSQNEKDKLAEAKRLTYLKGFTEGTMLVGEFAGEKVQDAKPKVRSKLLETGEAIMYSEPEKKVMSRSGDECVVALTDQWYITYGEPEWKKLAKECLESMNCFSDETRHGFEHTLSWLNQWACSRSFGLGTRIPWDEQYLVESLSDSTIYMAYYTIAHFLQNGDMYASHTGSIKPEQLSDEVWDYLFCGGSYPQSSDINPNVLNQMKQEFEYWYPFDLRVSGKDLIQNHLTFSIYNHTAIMDKRHWPRGFRCNGHILLNAEKMSKSTGNFRTLREAIEEFSADATRFALADAGDGVDDANFVFETANAAILRLTKEISWMEEVLAADSALRAGEPSTYADRVFENEINLAINLTEQSYQNYMFREALKTGFYDLQAARDEYRFSCGAGGMNRALVQRFMDIQTRLITPICPHYGEYVWKELLKKEGFAIKAGWPVADAPDLTLKSANKYLQDSIVLMRKLLQKQILGSKKGNKKGAPVQQLTDDKRLTGLIYVNDRYDGWKEDCLKILQSKFNSENNSFAPDSEIMEALQKSELGKATNFKQIQKLCMPFLRFKKDETLSLGPHALELQLPFGEMKVLLENLDLIKRQLALEHVEILSFRDEESVAKAGTLLSVLRQNPPSPGNPTAIFLSA; via the exons ATGACTTTGGCTTTTCACTCTTCCTG GAATCAAGTTCGGAAGTTGACTAACAAGCTTTTGGTAACTCAAAG TTTCTGCAATATTCCTTCAAACAAAATGGCAGATGGTGGTAAAAGTTTTGCAAGGAGGGATCGTCTTCTTGAGATCGAGTCAAAAGCTCAGGGTTGGTGGAAAGAGCATAATGTTTTTGCATCTGAGCCGGGACAGAAGCCACCCGGTGATGGAGAAAAGTTTTTTGGAAACTTTCCATTCCCGTATATGAATGGATATCTGCATCTTGGACATGCATTTTCAATTTCCAAGGTAGAATTTGCAGCAGCGTACCACAGACTGAGAGGAGCCAATGTACTCTTTCCCTTTGGTTTCCACTGCACTGGCATGCCTATCAAGGCTGCTGCTGATAAGCTTGCTAGAGAAATTCAGCTGTTTGGAAATCCACCTGTGTTTCCGTCTGCAGTGAAGGAAGAAGTTTGCCAGCCATCAGAACAAGAGGATGCAAATGCCGGCTCACAGCTTCCTGCTGAAAAGTTCAAAGGAAAGAAGTCCAAAGTTGCTGCTAAAACTGGAAGACAGCTATACCAGTGGGAGATCATGCGAAGTTTTGGCCTTTCTGATCAAGAAATTTCGCAGTTTCAGGATCCATATAAATGGCTGACCTATTTCCCACCTTTAGCAGTTGACGATTTAAAAGCTTTTGGCTTGGGTGTTGACTGGAGGCGTTCTTTTGTAACTACAGACATCAACCCATACTTCGATTCGTTTGTGAGGTGGCATATGAGGAAGCTCAAAGCAGCTGGTAAGATTGTGAAAGATAAAAGATACGCAATCTTCTCTCCTCTTGATGGACAACCATGTGCAGACCATGACAGGGCTTCAGGTGAAGGGGTCCAACCTCAAGAATACACTATAATCAAGATGGAGGTTATTCCACCATTTCCTGCAAAATTGAGTGCTTTAGAGGGCAGGAAAGTATTTTTGGCTGCTGCAACATTGCGACCTGAGACCATGTATGGCCAAACAAATGCTTGGGTGTTGCCAGAAGGAAAATATGGTGCTTTTGAAATTAGTGAGACTGATGTTTTTATTGTTACCGAAAGGGCAGCCCTTAACCTTGCATATCAGAACTACTCTAGGATCCCAGAGAAGCCAACTTGCTTGGTTGAGCTTACTGGTCATGACTTAATTGGTTTACCTCTGAAGTCTCCGCTTGCACAAAATGAAATCATTTACACTCTGCCCATGCTAACTATCTTGACAGATAAAGGTACTGGGGTAGTTACGAGTGTTCCTAGTGACGCTCCTGATGATTTTGTGGCTCTTAATGACTTGAAGGCTAAACCAGCTCTGCGAGCAAAATTTGGTGTGAAAGATGAATGGGTTCTTCCCTTTGAGATCATACCCATTATTAATATTCCTGAATTTGGAGATAAGCCTGCTGAGAAAGTTTGCACTGATTTGAAAATTAAGAGCCAAAATGAGAAAGACAAGCTTGCCGAAGCAAAGAGGTTGACTTATTTGAAGGGTTTCACTGAAGGGACAATGCTTGTTGGTGAGTTTGCTGGGGAAAAGGTTCAGGATGCCAAGCCAAAAGTCAGAAGTAAGCTTTTGGAAACAGGTGAAGCCATTATGTATAGTGAGCCTGAAAAAAAGGTCATGTCCAGATCAGGAGATGAATGTGTTGTGGCGCTAACAGACCAGTGGTATATCACTTATGGTGAACCTGAATGGAAAAAACTTGCTAAGGAGTGTTTAGAATCAATGAATTGCTTCTCTGATGAGACTCGTCATGGTTTTGAGCACACCTTGAGTTGGCTTAACCAGTGGGCCTGCTCAAGGTCGTTTGGCCTAGGGACCCGCATTCCTTGGGATGAGCAGTATCTAGTGGAGTCCCTTTCTGATTCTACCATATACATGGCTTATTATACCATTGCTCATTTCCTGCAAAATGGAGACATGTATGCATCTCATACTGGTTCCATAAAACCAGAACAACTTAGTGATGAAGTATGGGATTATTTATTTTGTGGTGGTTCATATCCTCAGTCTTCAGATATCAATCCTAATGTGCTTAACCAGATGAAGCAGGAATTTGAATACTGGTATCCTTTTGATCTTCGGGTGTCTGGCAAGGACCTTATCCAGAACCACTTGACATTTAGCATTTATAATCACACTGCAATAATGGACAAACGCCACTGGCCCCGTGGGTTCAGATGTAATGGACACATTTTGTTGAATGCTGAGAAGATGTCTAAGTCCACTGGGAACTTCAGGACTTTACGAGAAGCTATTGAAGAATTCTCTGCTGATGCAACACGTTTTGCCCTGGCTGATGCTGGTGATGGTGTAGATGATGCAAATTTCGTGTTTGAGACGGCAAATGCAGCAATTCTCCGTCTCACAAAAGAGATTTCATGGATGGAAGAAGTTCTTGCTGCAGATTCTGCTCTGAGAGCGGGTGAGCCATCTACATATGCTGATCGGGTGTTTGAAAATGAAATCAATTTAGCGATAAACCTGACTGAGCAAAGCTACCAGAACTACATGTTCCGAGAAGCTCTAAAAACTGGATTTTATGACTTGCAAGCTGCTAGGGATGAATATAGGTTCTCTTGTGGGGCTGGTGGCATGAACAGGGCTTTGGTACAACGTTTTATGGACATTCAGACACGGCTAATCACACCGATTTGCCCTCATTACGGAGAGTATGTTTGGAAGGAGCTTTTGAAAAAGGAAGGTTTTGCAATAAAAGCTGGGTGGCCTGTTGCTGATGCACCTGATTTAACCCTCAAGAGCGCAAACAAATACTTACAAGATTCTATCGTGCTGATGAGAAAGCTCCTGCAAAAGCAAATTCTGGGTTCCAAGAAGGGCAACAAAAAAGGAGCCCCTGTTCAACAGCTTACAGATGACAAGCGCTTGACTGGCTTAATTTATGTCAATGATAGATATGATGGATGGAAAGAAGATTGCTTGAAAATACTTCAAAGCAAATTCAACTCTGAAAATAACAGCTTTGCTCCCGACAGCGAAATAATGGAAGCACTGCAGAAAAGTGAATTAGGTAAGGCTACAAATTTCAAACAAATCCAAAAGCTGTGTATGCCATTCTTGAGGTTCAAGAAGGACGAGACTCTTTCTTTGGGTCCGCATGCCTTGGAGTTGCAACTTCCTTTTGGCGAGATGAAAGTCCTTTTGGAGAACCTTGACTTGATCAAGAGGCAGCTTGCACTCGAGCATGTAGAGATCTTGTCGTTTCGAGATGAAGAATCTGTTGCCAAGGCTGGAACTCTACTGTCAGTCCTCAGGCAAAACCCTCCATCCCCTGGTAATCCTACAGCCATCTTTTTGTCAGCTTGA